The DNA segment GATCGCCCGCAGTTGCTCAAGGCCTATCGTGATCGGGCACTGATTCTGTTGGGGTTCTGGCGTGGCTTTCGCAGCGATGAGTTGTGTCGTCTGCAGATCGAGCATGTGCGGGCGCATGCGGGCAGCGGCATCACTCTGTATCTGCCGCGCAGCAAGGGCGACCGCGACAACCTCGGGCAGACGTATCAGGCGCCGGCGCTGCTCAAGCTGTGCCCGGTGCAGGCTTATATCGACTGGATCACCGAGGCGGCGCTGGTACGCGGTCCGGTGTTTCGCGGTGTCGACCGCTGGGGCCATCTGAGCGATGAGGGCTTGCACGCCAACAGCATCATTCCACTGCTGCGTCAGGCGCTGGAACGCGCCGGCATTCCGGCCGAGCGCTACACCAGCCATTCCCTGCGCCGCGGCTTCGCCACCTGGGCGCATCAAAGCGGCTGGGATCTGAAATCGTTGATGAGTTACGTTGGCTGGAAGGATATGAAGTCAGCCATGCGCTATGTTGAAGCCAGCCCCTTTCACGGGATGGCTCGGATTACGGATAAGCCGGCTTCGTCGTAGATATCGTTTTCTTCTATTAATACAGTCAGCTAATAGCGAAAACAAATCAGCAGCATCAGGTTTGCCAATGAGCCATCCGTCGAGTGAGTGGGTAGGATTCACCCATCGAATTCACAACCCTGACGGAGAGTCATCAATGCCTATCATCAACAGCCAAGTAAAACCGTTCAAAGCTACCGCGTTCAAAAACGGCGACTTCGTACAAGTCTCGGACGCTGACCTGAAAGGCAAATGGTCCGTAGTGTTCTTCTACCCAGCCGACTTCACCTTCGTTTGCCCAACCGAGCTGGAAGACCTGGCCGACAACTACGCTGCGTTCCAGAAACTGGGCGTGGAAATCTACAGCGTTTCGACCGACACCCACTTTGCTCACGCTGCCTGGCACAACACTTCGCCAGCGATCGGCAAAATCGAATACACCATGATCGGCGACCCGACCCACGTCATCTCCCGCAACTTCGACGTGCTGATCGAAGAAGCTGGCCTGGCTGACCGTGGCACCTTCGTGATCAACCCTGAAGGCCAGATCAAAATCGTTGAACTGAACGATGGCGGCGTTGGCCGTGACGCTTCCGAGCTGCTGCGCAAGATCAAGGCTGCTCAATACGTTGCTGCTCACCCAGGCGAAGTTTGCCCAGCCAAGTGGAAAGAAGGCGAGGCCACTCTGGCTCCGTCCCTGGACCTGGTCGGCAAGATCTAAGTCTGTGACGCACGCAACACAGGGCGGGACTCCGCACCTACTTCAGTAAGCTGCACCGCCCATTAAAAAAGCCCGGGCGAGATTCGCTCGGGCTTTTTTTCGCCTCGAACAAAGACACAGGAGATCGCCCGTATGTTGGACGCCAATCTTAAAGCCCAGTTGAAATCGTACCTGGAACGGGTCACCCAGCCGATCGAGATCGTTGCTTCCCTCGACGACGGTGCGAAATCCCGGGAAATGCTTGACCTGCTGAAAGACGTTGCCAGTCTTTCGAGCCAGATTACCCTGATCGACAGCGGCACCGATGCCCGCAAGCCGTCGTTCTCGATCAATCGTCCGGGTGCCGATATCAGCCTGCGTTTCGCCGGCATCCCGATGGGCCACGAATTCACATCGTTGGTGCTGGCCCTGCTGCAAGTCGGCGGCCACCCATCGAAAGCCAGCGCCGAAGTGATCGAACAGATCCGCTCGCTCAAGGGCGAGTTCAGCTTCGAAACCTACTTCTCGCTGTCGTGCCAGAACTGCCCGGACGTGGTTCAGGCGCTGAACCTGATGGCCGTGCTGAACCCGAACATCCGTCACGTCGCCATCGACGGCGCGCTGTTTCAGGACGAAGTCAACGATCGCAAGATCATGGCTGTGCCGAGCATCTACCTCAACGGTGAGAACTTTGGCCAGGGCCGCATGGGGCTGGAAGAAATCCTCGCCAAGCTCGACACCGGCGCCATTGAGCGTCAGGCCGAGAAAATCAGCGCCAAAGAAGCCTTTGATGTGCTGGTGGTCGGCGGTGGCCCGGCCGGTGCTTCGGCCGCTATCTATGCCGCCCGTAAAGGCATCCGCACCGGTGTCGCGGCCGAGCGCTTCGGCGGTCAGGTGCTGGACACCATGGCCATCGAGAACTTCATTTCCGTGCAGGAAACCGAAGGCCCGAAACTGGCCACGGCGCTGGAAGAACACGTCAAGCAGTACGACGTCGACATCATGAACCTGCAACGTGCAGACAAGCTGATCCCGGGCAAGAACGGCGAGCTGCACGAAGTCCACTTCGCCAGTGGCGCGACCCTGAAAGCCAAAAGCGTGATTCTGGCGACCGGCGCACGCTGGCGTGAAATGAACGTGCCGGGCGAGCAGGAATACCGCAACAAAGGCGTGGCGTACTGCCCGCACTGCGACGGTCCGCTGTTCAAAGGCAAGCGTGTGGCGGTGATCGGCGGCGGTAACTCCGGCGTGGAAGCGGCCATCGACTTGGCGGGT comes from the Pseudomonas sp. RSB 5.4 genome and includes:
- the ahpF gene encoding alkyl hydroperoxide reductase subunit F produces the protein MLDANLKAQLKSYLERVTQPIEIVASLDDGAKSREMLDLLKDVASLSSQITLIDSGTDARKPSFSINRPGADISLRFAGIPMGHEFTSLVLALLQVGGHPSKASAEVIEQIRSLKGEFSFETYFSLSCQNCPDVVQALNLMAVLNPNIRHVAIDGALFQDEVNDRKIMAVPSIYLNGENFGQGRMGLEEILAKLDTGAIERQAEKISAKEAFDVLVVGGGPAGASAAIYAARKGIRTGVAAERFGGQVLDTMAIENFISVQETEGPKLATALEEHVKQYDVDIMNLQRADKLIPGKNGELHEVHFASGATLKAKSVILATGARWREMNVPGEQEYRNKGVAYCPHCDGPLFKGKRVAVIGGGNSGVEAAIDLAGIVSHVTLLEFDVQLRADAVLQRKLHSLPNVTVITSAQTTEVTGNGEKVNGLRYKDRKTDELRSVELEGIFVQIGLLPNTDWLKGTIELSPRGEIIVDNRGETSIPGIFAAGDVTTVPYKQIVIAVGEGAKASLSAFDHLIRTSAPA
- a CDS encoding site-specific integrase, which produces MSEIDRYLQAATRDNTRRSYRSAIEHFEVKWGGFLPATADSVARYLVEHAGVLSINTLKLRLSALAQWHNSQGFADPTKAPVVRKVFKGIRALHPAQEKQAEPLQLHDLQQVVDWLEQEASNARQNQDRPQLLKAYRDRALILLGFWRGFRSDELCRLQIEHVRAHAGSGITLYLPRSKGDRDNLGQTYQAPALLKLCPVQAYIDWITEAALVRGPVFRGVDRWGHLSDEGLHANSIIPLLRQALERAGIPAERYTSHSLRRGFATWAHQSGWDLKSLMSYVGWKDMKSAMRYVEASPFHGMARITDKPASS
- the ahpC gene encoding alkyl hydroperoxide reductase subunit C encodes the protein MPIINSQVKPFKATAFKNGDFVQVSDADLKGKWSVVFFYPADFTFVCPTELEDLADNYAAFQKLGVEIYSVSTDTHFAHAAWHNTSPAIGKIEYTMIGDPTHVISRNFDVLIEEAGLADRGTFVINPEGQIKIVELNDGGVGRDASELLRKIKAAQYVAAHPGEVCPAKWKEGEATLAPSLDLVGKI